The Bradyrhizobium sp. B097 genome contains the following window.
CGGTATTCGGAATGACCGGCTCGGCATCCGCGGAGCCGGACTGTGCTCCGGCATCCGACGTCGTTTCCCACCATTCACCTAGCGCGTCGATCAGCGGCACCAGCCGATGGCCGGGCGGCGTGAGCTGGTATTCGACGCGCAGCGGATAGCCTTCGAATTCGGTGCGCTCGACGATGCCGGCGTCCTCGAGCTTGCGAAGCTCCAGGGTCAGCATCTTGTGCGAGATGGTCGGGTTGTCGCGGCGCAGGTCGCTGAAGCGTTTGGTGCCCTGCTTCAGATAATAGATCAGGAGCGTCGGCCAGCGGCCGCTCAGGATCTGCATCACTTCCTCGATCGGGCAGCGGGAGACGAGAGATTTCATGGCGGCTCGTGGTTACAAAAAGGTGCGTAATTTACTTCACGGTTGTGGCGAATAGGGTCCGGCTCCGCTGCGCAGCGTGATCGTCTGACATCACCGGAGACCACATCATGGAACCTATCCTCATCTATGGCTTCCCGTTGGGAAGCTCCATGGGGCTCGTTGCAGCTCTCGAATGGCTGCGCAAGCCCTATCGCCTTTGCCGCGTCGACATGCTCGGCGAGATGCGCGATCCCTCCTATGCGCGGATCAATCCGCGGCATGAGACGCCGGCCTTCGTCACGGATCACGGCAAGGTGCTTACCGAGAACATGGCGATCGCAAGCTGGCTCGCGGCACGCGATACCGAGCGTCGCATCAGCTTCGACCCGTTGTCGCCGCAGGCCGACCAGATGTGTCAGCTGATGGCCTTCGTGAACACCGGCTTCACCGCGGCGTTCAGTCCGCTGTGGGCGGCGCTGGAGATGCAAACGCCGAACCCGGCGATGCAGTCCGCGCTGCGGCAGTGGGGGAAGGGCAATGTCGTGCAGCGCCACGACAGGCTCGAGGAACTGATCGGCGATGCGCCGTTCCTGCTCGGCGACCATCCGACATTGGCGGATGGGCTGTTGATCGGTGTCGCGCGCTGGCTCGATTTCCACGCCGTCGCCGACCGCAATCGCTGGCCGAAACTGGCCGCACTTCGCGCGCGACTGGAGGCCGATCCGGCTGTGATCTACGCGACGGCGCTGGAGAGCGGCGAGAGCAGCCCGGGATCCGGCGCCTGCGCCGGTCACGTTTCGCTCGCCGAGGTGATCGAGCGGTTCGGCACGCCGCGCGTGTGAGGATTCCGGGCTGTGATTGGCGAGGCGGTGGACGCCGGTCTGACGTCCACCGCAAATAAATTTGCGCGAGTATCCTAGCGCAGGACCTCGCTCAGCACCTCGCCGTCGACCTGGTGCGGTGTGGTGCCGAGGAGCCGCATGATGGTCGGCGCCACGTCGATATTGCGCATGTGCCGTACCACGGTGTCCTTTCGGATCTGCGGCCCCGCGGCGATGAAGGTCGCGCTCATCACCGGAAGCTCGGGATCGTGACCGTGGGCGCCGTAGAAGTTCGGCATCGACAGCGCGGTGGTTGCCGAGTTGAACGGCGCATCGCCCTGGCGTGCGACGCCGGGGTTCTGGATGCCGTCGAAATTATACCCGGGCGCCATCAGCGCGAACACGTCGCCATAGTCCTGGCCGACGGTCTTGCTGGTGCACCGTCCGGTACCGGCGTCGCATTGCAGCGGCCGGGTCTCGACGACGGTGAAGATGCGCTGCTCCTTGAGCGAGTAGTTGAAGCGCGCATTGGGGTCGACCGCGTTCCTCACCGCATCGGTGATTTGCGCCACCAGGCTACGGTAGGTCGCCAGATCGACGGTGCCGCCGAGTTCGCGGTTCTGCAGGTTGACGTAGATGTCGGCGGCCGGGCCGGAGGTGCGGATCCCGACCTTGCTGGTGTCGATGCCGGCGTTGCGCAGGATGTTGGTGAGATTGACCGAGGTGTGGAACGGCGCGAAGCCGTGGTCCGACACCACGACGACGTTGCTGTCACGGCCCGCCGCGTCGGCAATCTGCTTCACGGCCTTGTCCGCCGTCTGGTAGGCGAAGCGGATGTAGGAGGCGTAGCGCTTGACCTTGGCGGGATCCTGGTTGGCGCCGATCGAATTCGGGTCGGTCGGGTTGCTGCCCTGGCGCGGGTCGGTCAGCAGG
Protein-coding sequences here:
- a CDS encoding helix-turn-helix domain-containing protein, whose product is MKSLVSRCPIEEVMQILSGRWPTLLIYYLKQGTKRFSDLRRDNPTISHKMLTLELRKLEDAGIVERTEFEGYPLRVEYQLTPPGHRLVPLIDALGEWWETTSDAGAQSGSADAEPVIPNTVSRD
- a CDS encoding glutathione S-transferase family protein; the protein is MEPILIYGFPLGSSMGLVAALEWLRKPYRLCRVDMLGEMRDPSYARINPRHETPAFVTDHGKVLTENMAIASWLAARDTERRISFDPLSPQADQMCQLMAFVNTGFTAAFSPLWAALEMQTPNPAMQSALRQWGKGNVVQRHDRLEELIGDAPFLLGDHPTLADGLLIGVARWLDFHAVADRNRWPKLAALRARLEADPAVIYATALESGESSPGSGACAGHVSLAEVIERFGTPRV